The following are from one region of the Planktothrix sp. FACHB-1365 genome:
- a CDS encoding CHASE2 domain-containing protein yields the protein MSKYLNKILSLQGVILSGITLITLFSIRQSGGLQPLELKAYDLMMRSRSDPGLDSRLLIVEITETDIQTIKQWPIPDGILAQVLAKLQQHQPRAIGIDIYRDIAVPPGHFELVQQLQKPNIIGVTNISIPSTPPPPTMPSKQVGFVNIPIDPDGVVRRQLIFIRDKKTVLTAFSLQLALLYLKAEGIIPKLNTKGQYQLGTVSFDKLQSNSGGYQNIDAKDYKFLLNYRTKKIAQTVTLMEVLKGNYKPEWVQNKIVLIGTNSHSVKDAFLTPYQDRNMRFQEMPGIKVHGQMVSQILSAVLDGKPLFRFWSEPWEWLWIITWGILGGYWGYKIKHPLILIAGNFLGLIILFGVSYGLFLQLFWIPVAAPSLAFILTFFVTIIYQDWKSQQQQKIVMKLLGQQTSLEIANALWNKRSHLIDSGFLPPQTLTATILFTDLKNFSTIAEKQSSEALMNWLNQYLSLMTDIVLNHNGIVSKFTGDGLMAVFGVPVPRIHLKDIAKDAENAVDCALEMGQCLSELNQKWQQQKLPVVRMRIGIYTGTVTVGSLGGKNRLEYGVIGDSVNIASRLESCEKDRHVGECRILTTTETLIYLPKKYNVESWGELNLKGREKSVEVYQVLGL from the coding sequence ATGAGTAAATACCTTAATAAAATTTTGAGTTTGCAAGGCGTGATTCTAAGTGGAATTACACTCATTACTTTGTTCAGTATTCGTCAGAGTGGAGGGTTACAACCATTAGAATTAAAAGCTTATGATCTAATGATGAGATCGCGTTCTGACCCTGGACTTGATTCACGGTTACTGATTGTTGAAATTACAGAAACCGATATTCAAACAATCAAACAATGGCCGATTCCTGATGGAATTTTAGCCCAAGTTTTAGCTAAATTACAACAACATCAACCCCGTGCCATTGGTATTGACATCTATCGAGATATTGCTGTCCCTCCGGGTCATTTTGAATTGGTTCAACAACTGCAAAAACCGAATATTATTGGTGTTACGAATATCAGCATTCCCTCAACACCCCCTCCGCCAACAATGCCTTCTAAACAAGTTGGGTTTGTAAATATTCCAATTGATCCCGATGGAGTTGTCCGTCGTCAATTGATATTTATAAGGGATAAAAAAACCGTATTAACGGCTTTTTCTCTACAATTAGCTTTACTTTATCTCAAAGCTGAGGGAATTATTCCTAAGCTTAATACTAAGGGTCAATATCAATTAGGAACTGTTAGTTTTGATAAATTGCAATCGAATTCAGGAGGATATCAAAACATTGATGCAAAAGACTATAAATTCTTACTCAATTATCGAACTAAAAAAATTGCACAGACTGTGACATTAATGGAGGTTTTAAAGGGCAATTATAAACCCGAATGGGTTCAGAATAAAATTGTTTTAATCGGAACAAATTCCCATAGTGTAAAAGATGCTTTCTTAACTCCCTATCAGGACAGAAATATGCGATTTCAGGAAATGCCAGGAATTAAGGTTCATGGTCAGATGGTCAGTCAGATTCTGAGTGCGGTTTTAGATGGAAAACCTCTATTTAGATTTTGGTCAGAACCTTGGGAATGGTTATGGATCATTACCTGGGGAATTTTAGGAGGGTATTGGGGATATAAAATTAAGCATCCATTGATTTTAATTGCGGGTAATTTCCTGGGGTTAATCATTTTGTTTGGAGTCAGTTATGGGTTATTTTTACAACTATTTTGGATACCTGTTGCTGCTCCTAGTTTGGCCTTTATTTTAACTTTTTTTGTCACAATTATTTATCAAGATTGGAAATCTCAACAACAGCAAAAAATCGTCATGAAGCTATTAGGACAACAAACTTCCTTGGAAATTGCTAATGCTTTATGGAATAAGCGATCGCATTTAATTGACTCAGGATTTTTACCCCCCCAAACTTTAACCGCAACGATTCTATTTACAGACTTAAAAAACTTTAGTACCATTGCAGAGAAACAATCCTCAGAAGCTTTAATGAATTGGTTAAATCAATATCTAAGTTTGATGACAGATATTGTCTTAAATCATAATGGAATTGTTAGTAAATTTACCGGTGATGGATTAATGGCTGTGTTTGGGGTTCCTGTTCCTCGAATCCATTTAAAAGATATTGCTAAAGATGCAGAAAATGCCGTTGATTGTGCTTTAGAAATGGGCCAATGTTTATCAGAATTAAACCAAAAATGGCAACAACAAAAATTACCTGTGGTGAGAATGCGAATTGGGATTTATACCGGGACTGTCACCGTCGGCAGTTTAGGGGGAAAAAATCGCTTAGAATATGGGGTAATTGGCGATAGTGTTAATATTGCTTCCCGTTTAGAAAGTTGTGAAAAAGACCGTCATGTCGGAGAATGCCGAATTTTGACGACAACAGAAACGTTAATTTACTTACCGAAAAAATACAACGTAGAATCTTGGGGAGAGTTAAACTTGAAGGGGAGAGAAAAATCGGTTGAAGTTTATCAAGTATTAGGGTTATAG
- a CDS encoding DUF928 domain-containing protein: protein MLKLLFSIPLSLKILILSLGFWVIPVPIQAEQTPVVPYDTEGGTEDTKPGATRVIPDDRKSGKQNRRPRSPLIPRDIDGGTENTQPGGTRDQCFTSENVKPLTALIPKSEKQLELTISPHPSLLIYFPPSQAETADFVIYNNNTNQLVYKITLNLPKTGGILMINLPKNSPELQTEIPYRWTVQLNCPGSNPPFIQGLIQRNILTPELTQKLAETPTDKHWLIYAQAGIWHDAIANLAEQLRQNPNDQQLKENWQKLLNEVELNLIVTEPLI, encoded by the coding sequence ATGCTAAAATTATTATTCTCAATCCCATTAAGTTTAAAAATTTTAATATTAAGTTTAGGATTTTGGGTGATTCCCGTCCCTATACAAGCTGAACAAACTCCTGTAGTTCCCTATGATACTGAAGGCGGTACAGAAGACACAAAACCCGGAGCAACGCGAGTAATTCCCGATGATAGAAAAAGCGGTAAACAAAACAGAAGACCCAGATCTCCCCTAATTCCCCGTGATATAGATGGCGGTACAGAAAATACACAACCCGGAGGAACACGAGATCAATGTTTCACTTCAGAGAATGTTAAACCCTTAACTGCTTTAATTCCCAAGAGCGAAAAACAATTAGAATTAACAATTTCACCCCATCCAAGTTTATTAATTTATTTCCCTCCCAGCCAAGCTGAAACGGCTGATTTTGTTATCTATAATAATAACACGAATCAACTGGTTTATAAAATTACATTAAATCTTCCCAAAACTGGAGGAATTTTAATGATTAATCTACCTAAAAATAGTCCTGAATTACAAACAGAAATCCCCTATCGTTGGACAGTTCAACTCAATTGTCCGGGTTCTAATCCTCCCTTTATTCAAGGACTAATTCAACGCAATATTCTTACACCAGAACTCACCCAAAAGTTAGCAGAAACTCCCACAGATAAGCACTGGTTAATTTATGCTCAAGCCGGAATTTGGCATGATGCGATCGCTAATCTAGCTGAACAACTTCGCCAAAATCCTAATGATCAACAATTAAAAGAAAATTGGCAAAAACTCCTGAATGAAGTGGAATTAAATTTGATCGTCACTGAACCCTTGATTTAA
- a CDS encoding CHAT domain-containing tetratricopeptide repeat protein — MKLQHLGLTTLFTLLTTLTLTEHPSLFFWESLQIGNGVFAQTVTEQKAEADRLLDQGVQQFESSQHQAAIQSWEMALKIYHEIGDRKGEGNTLNSFGIAYNRLGQYQKAIEVYQQSLTIRREIGDHNGEWSSLMGLGNTYLNLGQYQKAIDFSRQSLTISREIGNRFGEGNAQVNLGIAYWYLGQYQKAIEFYQQSLTISREIGDRDGEGRDLNNLGAAYNSLGQYQKAIEFYQQSLTIKREIGNRFGEGRTLHNLGAAYDSLGQYQKAIEFYQKSLAITRGIGDRNGEGYSLNSLGWTLFKLGNLPEAEKHLFASLEVKESLRQDIKDDLNKVSLSETQRSTYNTLQEVLIAQNKINQALEVSERGRGRALAELLAQQFTSDSNQFSPVVSLAQLKKIAQQQKATIVEYSIVGDDFSIEGKPQSQESELYIWVIKPTGEVEFRRSDLKPLWQQQNTDLSRLIFAARCFDNDACKSDFTVASARGELTRTQTRSSGLFNVNADARVQAQNIPIPSSSKNPEFQQLYQLLIQPIADLLPTNPDERVIFIPTDSLFYLPFAALQDETGKYLIEKHTIVVSPSIAVLESTHQKRQNLSNSASDILIIGNPQMPKIAPSPGKEPMALKPLPFAEKEAISIGELLKIQPLIGANATESTVLNRLENARIIHFATHGIFDNIQPLNSGIALTPSGSEDGLLTADQIFGLKLNAELIVLSACDTGLGEITGDGVIGLSRSFLSAGVPSLVVSLWSVDDQATGELMTQFYQNLQTTKDKAQALKQAMLTVKKTNPNPYYWSAFMLMGEAL; from the coding sequence ATGAAACTGCAACATTTAGGATTAACAACCTTATTCACCTTATTAACTACCCTAACCCTAACAGAACATCCCAGCCTGTTTTTCTGGGAATCATTACAAATAGGGAATGGGGTATTTGCCCAAACCGTTACAGAACAAAAAGCAGAAGCAGACCGATTATTAGATCAAGGAGTACAACAATTTGAAAGCAGCCAACATCAAGCCGCAATTCAGTCATGGGAAATGGCATTAAAAATTTATCATGAAATTGGCGATCGCAAGGGAGAAGGGAATACTCTCAACAGTTTTGGCATTGCTTACAATCGTTTAGGACAGTATCAAAAAGCGATTGAGGTCTATCAACAGTCTTTAACCATTAGACGTGAAATTGGCGATCACAACGGAGAATGGAGTTCTCTCATGGGTTTGGGGAATACTTACCTTAACTTAGGACAGTATCAAAAAGCCATTGATTTCTCTCGACAATCTTTAACGATTTCACGTGAAATCGGCAACCGCTTTGGAGAAGGGAATGCTCAGGTCAATTTGGGCATTGCTTACTGGTACTTAGGACAGTATCAAAAAGCCATTGAGTTCTATCAACAATCTTTAACGATTTCACGTGAAATAGGTGATCGTGATGGAGAAGGGCGTGATCTCAACAATTTGGGTGCAGCTTACAATAGTTTAGGACAGTATCAAAAAGCCATTGAGTTCTATCAACAATCTTTAACTATTAAACGTGAAATCGGCAACCGCTTTGGAGAAGGGCGTACTCTCCATAATTTGGGTGCAGCTTACGATAGTTTAGGACAGTATCAAAAAGCCATTGAGTTCTATCAAAAGTCTTTAGCTATTACCCGTGGAATTGGCGATCGCAATGGAGAAGGATATTCTCTCAACAGTTTAGGCTGGACTTTGTTTAAATTGGGTAATCTTCCTGAAGCAGAAAAACATCTATTCGCGAGTCTTGAAGTTAAAGAATCTCTGCGACAAGATATTAAAGATGATCTCAATAAAGTGTCTTTATCCGAAACTCAACGCAGTACCTACAATACACTTCAAGAAGTTTTAATTGCTCAAAATAAAATTAATCAAGCCTTAGAAGTTTCTGAACGGGGACGGGGGAGAGCATTAGCCGAGTTATTAGCCCAACAATTTACTTCTGATTCAAACCAGTTTTCTCCAGTCGTTTCTTTAGCCCAACTTAAAAAAATTGCTCAACAACAAAAAGCAACAATTGTTGAATATTCCATCGTTGGGGATGATTTTTCTATAGAGGGTAAACCACAATCACAAGAATCAGAATTGTATATTTGGGTGATTAAACCAACAGGAGAAGTTGAGTTTAGACGATCAGATCTTAAACCCCTGTGGCAACAACAAAATACAGACCTGAGCCGTTTAATTTTTGCAGCCCGTTGTTTTGATAATGATGCCTGTAAAAGTGATTTTACGGTAGCTTCTGCCAGAGGTGAATTAACTCGAACCCAGACCCGCAGTAGTGGTTTATTTAATGTTAATGCCGATGCTCGGGTACAAGCTCAAAATATTCCCATTCCATCTTCTTCTAAAAACCCAGAATTTCAACAACTCTATCAACTTTTAATTCAACCCATTGCGGATTTATTACCCACAAATCCCGATGAACGAGTTATTTTTATTCCCACAGATTCGTTATTTTATTTGCCCTTTGCTGCCCTACAAGATGAAACGGGAAAATATTTAATTGAAAAACATACTATTGTTGTCTCGCCTTCTATTGCAGTTTTAGAGTCTACCCATCAAAAACGGCAAAATTTATCAAATTCAGCTTCAGATATTCTAATTATTGGCAATCCCCAAATGCCTAAAATTGCACCCAGTCCAGGGAAAGAACCTATGGCTTTAAAACCCTTACCCTTTGCCGAAAAAGAGGCAATTTCCATTGGAGAATTATTAAAAATACAACCCTTAATTGGGGCAAATGCAACGGAATCAACGGTATTAAATCGCCTGGAAAATGCTAGAATTATTCATTTTGCCACTCATGGAATATTTGATAATATTCAACCGTTAAATAGTGGGATAGCCTTAACTCCTTCAGGTTCGGAAGATGGATTATTAACGGCGGATCAAATCTTTGGGTTAAAATTAAATGCGGAATTAATAGTATTAAGTGCCTGTGACACGGGGTTAGGAGAAATTACTGGAGATGGAGTGATTGGGTTATCTCGTTCTTTTTTGAGTGCCGGAGTTCCCAGTTTAGTCGTGTCATTGTGGTCAGTGGATGATCAAGCAACGGGGGAATTAATGACACAATTCTATCAAAATCTACAAACTACAAAAGACAAAGCCCAAGCGTTAAAACAGGCGATGTTAACGGTTAAAAAGACTAATCCGAATCCCTATTATTGGTCAGCGTTTATGCTAATGGGTGAGGCGTTGTAG
- a CDS encoding DEAD/DEAH box helicase family protein yields MSSKTNIDQLIINSPYEEPKQYWHYDRTSRLFSLAEGRRPAGYIIASESSKTFDDPGKFVEIPLVNQIRPRVKAWCNEGHPGVTGVTKRLLEHWHNSEERDFPFFFCQLEAIETLIWLTESPPSEKVGIDIASDGGNFQRLCCKMATGSGKTIVMSMLIAWQIINKVTYPQDSRFSKAIFVVAPGLTVKNRRQVLIPSAENNYYEIFNIVPLGLFDKLLQGKVLIRNWHALNWETEEQIAKKKSVDKRGAKSNEAYARDVLGELANSSNIVVINDEAHHAWRIAAESKVKGVSWKGNREYLLAKLIRLVEEFVHSDLIEITPPLFNRDEIRRRILLTLNLRKVVQHIWNAIYLDNTEVVEPVFDPVHPIRSTGDMRSWYTGKPCEYTRKSHINCCIFDSTWEASEAYELDRERNNHIVDAWVKNDHLGFEILYIFEGVVRKYRPDFIIRLKTGNFLILEIKGQPTRQDEAKWGFLDQWIKAVNQHGGFGYWQRAISTNPSDVRLILETATLQLA; encoded by the coding sequence ATGTCATCAAAAACTAATATCGATCAACTTATCATCAATTCTCCCTACGAAGAACCTAAACAATATTGGCACTACGATCGCACCTCTCGTTTATTCAGTCTAGCAGAAGGAAGAAGACCCGCAGGCTATATCATTGCCTCCGAAAGCTCCAAAACCTTCGACGATCCTGGTAAATTTGTCGAAATTCCTTTAGTTAATCAAATTCGTCCCCGCGTTAAAGCTTGGTGCAATGAAGGACACCCAGGCGTTACAGGCGTTACCAAGCGTTTGCTAGAACATTGGCACAATTCCGAAGAACGTGACTTTCCCTTCTTTTTTTGCCAGTTAGAAGCCATAGAAACCTTAATCTGGCTAACAGAATCTCCACCATCTGAAAAAGTTGGAATTGACATTGCTTCTGATGGAGGAAACTTCCAACGCCTCTGCTGCAAAATGGCAACAGGTTCCGGTAAAACGATTGTTATGTCCATGCTAATTGCATGGCAAATTATAAATAAAGTTACCTATCCTCAAGACTCTCGCTTTTCTAAAGCTATTTTTGTAGTTGCCCCTGGACTTACTGTTAAGAATCGCCGGCAAGTTCTCATTCCCTCTGCTGAAAATAACTACTACGAAATTTTTAACATTGTTCCTCTCGGTTTGTTCGATAAACTTCTTCAAGGTAAAGTTTTAATTCGTAACTGGCACGCCTTAAATTGGGAAACTGAGGAGCAAATCGCTAAAAAGAAAAGCGTTGATAAACGGGGTGCAAAAAGTAACGAAGCTTACGCACGAGATGTTTTAGGTGAACTTGCCAACTCTAGCAATATTGTTGTGATCAACGATGAAGCACACCACGCATGGCGCATAGCTGCTGAATCCAAAGTTAAAGGTGTCAGTTGGAAAGGTAATCGAGAATACTTACTTGCCAAACTGATTCGGTTAGTTGAAGAATTTGTACATTCAGATTTAATTGAAATTACTCCGCCATTATTTAATAGGGACGAAATTCGACGACGTATCCTTCTCACCCTGAACCTGAGAAAAGTTGTTCAACACATCTGGAACGCTATTTATTTAGACAATACAGAAGTAGTTGAACCTGTTTTCGATCCAGTTCATCCAATCCGTTCTACAGGTGATATGCGTTCTTGGTACACAGGTAAACCTTGTGAATACACTCGTAAATCTCATATCAACTGCTGCATATTTGACAGCACATGGGAAGCAAGCGAAGCTTATGAACTTGATCGAGAAAGAAACAATCATATTGTGGATGCTTGGGTGAAAAACGATCACCTGGGATTTGAGATTCTTTACATATTTGAAGGCGTTGTTCGCAAATATCGCCCCGATTTCATTATCCGACTGAAAACTGGTAATTTCTTGATTCTGGAAATCAAAGGACAACCGACTCGCCAAGATGAAGCCAAATGGGGATTTTTAGATCAGTGGATTAAAGCAGTTAACCAGCATGGAGGATTTGGATACTGGCAGCGTGCTATATCAACAAATCCATCTGACGTTAGGCTAATCTTGGAGACAGCTACATTACAACTAGCATAA
- a CDS encoding argininosuccinate synthase, translating to MGRAEKVVLAYSGGVDTSVCIPYLKNEFGVKEVITLAVDLGQGDELGPVKQKALDSGAVESLVIDVQESFVKDYAFPAIQANALYENRYPLATALARPLIAKTLVEVAEKYGADAIAHGCTGKGNDQVRFDVSVGALNPKLKILAPAREWGMSREETIAYGEKFGIASPVKKSSPYSLDKNLLGIAIEAGPLEDPWTEPLEEVYAMTKPIAETPNEPEYIEIGFENGVPISLNGETINGVQLIGKLNEIAGNHGVGRIDMIENRLVGIKSREIYESPAMIVLINAHRDLESLTLTADVTRYKRGIEETYSQLVYNGLWYSPLKAALDAFIQQTQAQVSGTVRVKLFKGNATVVGRKSENSLYSHDLATYGSEDVFDHKAAEGFIYVWGLPTRVWSEKMRG from the coding sequence ATGGGTCGCGCTGAAAAAGTTGTGCTTGCTTATTCCGGTGGGGTGGATACCTCCGTTTGTATCCCCTACTTAAAAAATGAATTTGGCGTTAAAGAAGTGATTACCCTGGCTGTAGACTTAGGACAGGGGGATGAACTGGGGCCAGTCAAACAAAAAGCCTTAGACTCCGGTGCTGTAGAATCGTTAGTGATTGATGTGCAGGAAAGCTTTGTTAAAGATTACGCTTTCCCAGCTATTCAAGCCAATGCGTTGTATGAAAATCGTTATCCCCTCGCCACTGCTTTAGCTCGTCCGCTCATTGCGAAAACCTTAGTGGAAGTAGCGGAAAAATACGGTGCGGATGCTATTGCTCATGGTTGTACTGGAAAAGGCAACGACCAAGTGCGATTTGATGTGTCTGTAGGTGCATTAAACCCGAAATTGAAAATTCTAGCCCCCGCGCGGGAATGGGGAATGAGTCGGGAAGAAACCATTGCTTATGGAGAAAAATTTGGCATTGCTTCTCCGGTGAAAAAATCCTCCCCCTACAGTTTAGATAAAAACTTATTGGGAATTGCCATTGAAGCGGGGCCCTTAGAAGACCCTTGGACGGAACCTTTAGAAGAAGTTTATGCAATGACAAAACCCATTGCTGAAACGCCTAACGAACCGGAATATATTGAAATTGGGTTTGAGAATGGGGTTCCTATCAGTTTAAACGGGGAAACCATAAACGGCGTTCAATTAATTGGAAAATTAAATGAAATTGCTGGAAATCATGGGGTCGGACGCATTGACATGATTGAAAACCGTTTAGTTGGGATTAAATCAAGGGAAATTTACGAATCTCCGGCGATGATTGTGTTAATTAATGCCCACCGAGATTTAGAAAGTTTAACGTTAACTGCCGATGTCACTCGGTATAAACGGGGCATTGAAGAAACCTATAGTCAGTTAGTTTATAATGGCTTGTGGTATAGTCCGTTAAAAGCGGCTTTAGATGCCTTTATCCAACAAACTCAAGCCCAAGTTTCCGGTACAGTTCGGGTGAAATTGTTCAAAGGAAATGCAACTGTTGTGGGTCGCAAATCTGAAAATTCTCTCTATAGTCACGACTTAGCAACCTATGGTTCTGAGGATGTATTTGATCACAAAGCCGCCGAAGGTTTCATTTATGTTTGGGGTTTACCGACTCGTGTTTGGTCGGAAAAAATGAGAGGTTAA
- a CDS encoding glycosyltransferase: MFLSVVIPTYNRLAILQKCLQALEQQQYHHPITDYEVVVVDDGSTDGTLIWLEENRLKLPHVRVLCQSHQGPAAARNLGVEEAKGEIIIFIDSDLVVTETFLQSHANTLAEGYKTSDKIFTYGRVINTCNFENPTSEPYKITDFSAAYFATGNVAIARHWLIEAGLFDCQFKQYGWEDLELGVRLKKLGLKLIKCPDAVGYHWHPAFSLEELPKLIDREIQRGRMGVLFYQKHPSFEVKMMIQMTILHQILWGLLSLGGYLNEKTMAGLLQNLINQGKPQLALEIARIFLNWYNVKAVYAAYQELK; encoded by the coding sequence GTGTTTTTAAGTGTTGTCATTCCGACTTATAATCGTTTAGCGATTTTACAAAAGTGTTTACAAGCGTTAGAACAACAACAATATCATCATCCGATTACCGATTATGAAGTGGTTGTTGTCGATGATGGTTCAACGGATGGAACCTTAATTTGGTTAGAGGAAAATCGGTTAAAATTGCCCCATGTTCGGGTATTGTGTCAATCCCATCAAGGGCCAGCCGCCGCTAGAAATTTAGGGGTAGAAGAGGCAAAAGGGGAGATTATTATTTTTATTGATAGTGATTTAGTTGTCACTGAAACATTTTTACAATCCCATGCAAATACATTAGCAGAAGGATACAAAACCTCAGATAAAATATTTACCTATGGTCGGGTGATTAATACTTGTAATTTTGAGAATCCTACGTCTGAACCTTATAAAATAACCGATTTTTCGGCGGCTTATTTTGCGACGGGAAATGTTGCGATCGCTCGTCATTGGTTAATTGAAGCCGGATTATTTGATTGTCAATTTAAACAATATGGTTGGGAAGATTTAGAATTAGGAGTGAGGTTAAAAAAGTTAGGCTTAAAATTAATTAAATGTCCTGATGCTGTCGGTTATCATTGGCATCCGGCTTTTAGTTTAGAAGAGTTACCGAAATTAATAGACCGAGAAATTCAACGAGGAAGAATGGGGGTTTTATTTTATCAAAAGCATCCCTCATTTGAAGTTAAGATGATGATTCAAATGACAATATTACATCAAATATTATGGGGTTTATTGTCTTTAGGAGGGTATTTAAACGAAAAAACAATGGCAGGATTGCTACAAAATTTAATTAATCAAGGAAAACCTCAGTTAGCCTTAGAAATAGCCAGGATATTTTTGAATTGGTATAATGTGAAAGCGGTTTATGCTGCTTATCAGGAGTTGAAATAA
- a CDS encoding DEAD/DEAH box helicase family protein yields the protein MVTPILSEERDFPFFFCQLEAIETLIWLTESPPSEKVGIDIPSDGGNFQRLCCKMATGSGKTIVISMLIASTTA from the coding sequence TTGGTTACACCTATCTTATCCGAAGAACGTGATTTTCCCTTCTTTTTCTGTCAGTTAGAAGCCATAGAAACCTTAATCTGGCTAACAGAATCTCCACCATCTGAAAAAGTTGGAATTGACATTCCTTCCGATGGGGGAAACTTTCAACGCCTCTGCTGCAAAATGGCAACAGGCTCTGGTAAAACGATTGTTATCTCCATGCTAATAGCATCGACAACAGCATAA
- a CDS encoding Uma2 family endonuclease codes for MTQAIPKLMTFDEFLEWKPEIGHYELHNGVIVEMPNPTGQHSVVAGFHAAEFNFEIRRLALPYFIPKECTIKFSDNSGYDPDVIVLDKQAVAANESRWERESVIIRGDSIKLVVEVVSTNWRDDYAHKMIDYEALGIGEYWIVDYLGLGGSRYIGSPKQPTLSVYQLVDGEYQIKLFRGDEKVESAVFPELNLTALQIFSGG; via the coding sequence ATGACTCAAGCGATACCCAAATTAATGACTTTTGATGAGTTTCTGGAATGGAAACCAGAAATCGGACATTATGAACTACATAATGGAGTAATTGTTGAGATGCCTAATCCAACAGGGCAACATTCAGTAGTGGCAGGTTTTCATGCTGCCGAATTTAACTTTGAAATCCGGCGATTGGCACTTCCTTACTTTATTCCCAAGGAATGTACGATTAAATTTAGCGATAACTCTGGCTACGATCCAGATGTCATTGTATTAGATAAACAAGCCGTAGCAGCCAATGAGTCTCGATGGGAAAGAGAATCAGTTATTATCCGGGGAGATTCCATAAAATTAGTGGTTGAAGTTGTCAGCACAAATTGGCGCGATGATTATGCACATAAAATGATTGACTACGAAGCATTAGGCATTGGTGAATATTGGATTGTAGATTATCTGGGTTTAGGAGGTAGCCGTTATATTGGTTCTCCCAAACAGCCTACTTTGTCGGTTTATCAGTTAGTTGATGGCGAATATCAAATTAAACTATTTCGGGGAGATGAAAAAGTTGAATCTGCTGTATTTCCAGAGTTAAATTTGACAGCATTACAAATTTTTAGCGGTGGGTAA
- a CDS encoding Fic family protein, whose translation MNYGLNRLQEFPLCLRLLREIHTELLKDVRGSDRTPGEFRKSQNWIGPQGCNLGTAAYVPPTVAEMHQSLDNLERFLHDNNSLPVLIHCGLAHAQFETIHPFLDGNGRIGRLLITFLLCQQGILQKPLLYLSHYLKFHRIEYYDRLMAIRTHGDWEGWLKFFLQGIFEVSQSATTTARSILEMREKHREIIGQQMSSSTYGLRLLDLLFHQPLVNIRLVENELQCTYATASKIVDKFVEFSLLQEVTGWQRNRLYRYEPYLNLFESSYTLINPEKSDSIPSTQS comes from the coding sequence ATGAACTACGGTTTAAACCGGCTTCAAGAATTTCCACTTTGTCTGCGCTTGCTGCGAGAAATTCATACAGAATTACTCAAAGACGTGCGAGGAAGCGATCGCACACCGGGAGAATTTCGCAAAAGTCAAAATTGGATTGGCCCTCAAGGTTGTAATCTCGGTACTGCGGCTTATGTACCTCCAACAGTTGCAGAAATGCACCAATCTCTCGACAACCTAGAGAGATTTTTGCACGATAACAATTCTTTACCTGTACTGATTCATTGCGGATTAGCTCACGCTCAATTTGAAACAATACATCCTTTTTTAGATGGAAATGGACGGATTGGACGATTATTAATTACGTTTTTACTTTGTCAGCAAGGAATACTGCAAAAGCCTTTACTATATCTCAGTCATTATCTAAAATTTCACCGAATAGAATATTACGATCGCCTGATGGCAATTCGCACTCATGGTGATTGGGAAGGGTGGTTAAAGTTTTTTCTTCAAGGTATTTTTGAAGTCAGTCAGTCAGCAACAACAACAGCCCGTTCTATTCTGGAAATGCGCGAAAAACACCGCGAAATTATTGGGCAGCAAATGTCCAGTAGCACTTATGGATTGCGCTTGCTAGATTTACTTTTCCACCAGCCACTCGTGAATATTCGTTTGGTCGAAAATGAACTGCAATGTACTTACGCAACTGCTAGTAAAATAGTCGATAAATTTGTAGAATTTTCTTTGCTTCAAGAAGTTACAGGTTGGCAACGCAACAGACTTTATCGTTACGAACCCTATCTCAATCTTTTTGAAAGTAGCTACACATTAATCAATCCAGAAAAATCTGATTCTATACCCTCAACTCAAAGTTAA
- the tumA gene encoding antitoxin TumA, producing MRKQTIQYTSPLDALVAVAKRLSLYENQQKIDSEEFFNQYNRGLLSDDILFIEWANDYRHYLALHQELAQRLNDAA from the coding sequence ATGCGTAAACAAACCATTCAATATACATCACCGTTAGATGCCTTAGTTGCTGTTGCTAAACGACTGAGCTTATACGAAAACCAGCAAAAAATTGACTCAGAGGAATTCTTTAACCAGTATAATCGCGGGCTTTTATCCGATGATATTCTATTTATAGAATGGGCTAATGATTACCGTCACTACCTAGCTTTACATCAGGAACTCGCCCAAAGACTCAATGATGCTGCCTAA